A portion of the Gemmatimonas sp. genome contains these proteins:
- a CDS encoding phenylalanine 4-monooxygenase yields the protein MDSLQQLVAGQGLTTTKAPYIENAVANGEMYITQPYELYSADNHDAWRRLYARMQDRWARYANPRFLDGLDTLCFDATQVPRLEDVNKFMAPRTGFRAKAVSGFVPAFDFFDCLSRREFPTTITIRDGASLDYLPEPDIFHDIAGHVPMHTDPAFAETLVRFGACAHLAAELVSTVPDRTEKLRRLTSIQNALQRFFWFTVEFGLMRGTSPTDIKVYGSGLLSSYGEIVHCVDSDTTQRHPLQLEWVINQHFEIDHYQPLLFIVTDFDHLYALVGQLEAWMKAGKLDNVTPGYRQMSEADAQSFLEASLAR from the coding sequence ATGGATTCGCTGCAGCAGCTCGTTGCCGGACAGGGGCTCACGACCACCAAGGCGCCGTACATCGAGAATGCCGTAGCCAACGGCGAGATGTACATCACGCAGCCCTACGAGCTGTATTCCGCGGACAATCACGACGCCTGGCGCCGGCTGTACGCTCGCATGCAGGACCGTTGGGCGCGCTACGCCAATCCACGTTTCCTTGACGGGCTTGATACGCTCTGCTTCGACGCGACGCAGGTGCCGCGGCTGGAAGACGTCAACAAGTTCATGGCGCCGCGCACCGGTTTTCGCGCGAAGGCGGTAAGCGGATTCGTGCCGGCGTTCGACTTTTTCGACTGCCTCAGCCGGCGCGAGTTTCCCACCACGATCACGATTCGTGATGGCGCGTCGCTCGACTACCTGCCTGAGCCCGACATCTTCCACGACATTGCCGGTCACGTGCCCATGCACACCGACCCGGCGTTCGCTGAGACATTGGTGCGCTTCGGGGCCTGCGCCCATCTCGCCGCCGAGTTGGTGAGCACGGTACCCGATCGCACGGAGAAGTTGCGGCGACTCACCAGCATTCAGAATGCCCTGCAGCGCTTTTTCTGGTTCACGGTGGAGTTCGGCCTCATGCGCGGCACGTCGCCAACCGACATCAAAGTGTACGGCTCGGGGTTGCTGTCATCGTACGGCGAGATCGTGCACTGCGTGGACAGTGACACCACGCAGCGTCACCCACTCCAGTTGGAGTGGGTGATCAATCAGCACTTCGAGATCGACCACTATCAGCCGTTGCTGTTCATTGTGACCGACTTCGACCACCTGTATGCGTTAGTCGGTCAGCTTGAAGCCTGGATGAAGGCAGGCAAGCTGGACAACGTCACGCCGGGCTACCGGCAGATGAGTGAGGCGGACGCCCAGAGCTTCCTCGAGGCGAGCTTGGCGCGGTAG
- a CDS encoding DsbA family oxidoreductase: MLVEIWSDIACPWCYVGKRRFEAALAAFAHRQAVTVTWRSFELDPRAPRQHDMPQPELLARKYGMSVADAQAMNARMTEAAAGEGLAFRLDDVKVGNTFDAHRLLHFADAFGKREALGERLFAAYLGEGAALGDIETLVVLAGEVGLDAVAARAVLSGDEYATAVREDEADAREIGVTGVPFFVLDRRYGISGAQSPDVLRGALEQAWKDGTP; encoded by the coding sequence ATGCTCGTCGAAATCTGGTCGGATATTGCCTGTCCCTGGTGCTACGTGGGAAAGCGAAGGTTTGAAGCCGCGTTGGCAGCCTTCGCGCACCGCCAAGCGGTCACCGTGACGTGGCGCAGCTTCGAACTCGATCCACGGGCCCCGCGGCAACATGATATGCCGCAACCGGAGTTGCTCGCGCGCAAGTACGGCATGTCGGTCGCGGATGCGCAGGCAATGAACGCGCGCATGACCGAGGCTGCCGCCGGCGAAGGCCTCGCGTTCCGGCTCGATGACGTGAAGGTCGGCAACACGTTCGATGCCCACCGACTGTTACACTTTGCCGATGCATTCGGCAAGCGTGAAGCGCTCGGCGAGCGTCTCTTCGCCGCGTATCTGGGTGAGGGTGCCGCGCTGGGCGATATCGAAACGCTGGTGGTGCTCGCTGGCGAGGTTGGCCTCGACGCCGTCGCGGCTCGCGCGGTGTTGAGCGGCGACGAGTATGCCACCGCCGTGCGCGAGGACGAGGCGGACGCACGAGAGATCGGCGTGACCGGGGTGCCGTTTTTCGTGCTCGACCGACGCTATGGCATCTCGGGCGCCCAGAGCCCTGACGTACTGCGTGGTGCGCTCGAACAAGCGTGGAAGGACGGAACGCCCTGA
- a CDS encoding alkaline phosphatase D family protein — protein MSETPLSRRRFVQGTLAAGAAILVPDTVLWTPADGAPSIVPSARERPVMVNGVQTGDPLADRALLWSRTDRAARLHVEWDTSERFTNVRRLRSPVAMAESAYTTHLDLTGLPAGQDIWYRVRYESERAPRVFSEPLVGHLRTAPHASARGGRSVRVAWSGDMVGQGWGIDESRGGIRMYDALRRAEPDVFVHSGDNIYADQPLLPEVPLDDGTVWRNLVVDGKRKVAETLDEYRGAFAYNLLDANARQFGASVPMIAQWDDHEVVDNWFHDLVLENDPRYTEKRVRVLAERAKQAFFEFLPIRRNPKDAGRVYRQFRYGQLLELFVVDLRSYRGANSGNRQRSASGETAIFGAEQLAWLSRAMRESRAVWKVVACDMPIGLVVPDRVRNGERHFEAIANNDDGTPAGRELEVAQLLQQLQHAKVRNVAWITADVHYAAAHHYAPERAQFTQFDAFWEFVAGPMHAGTFGPNALDATFGPDVRFASTAPKPNRPPSDNLQFYGTLDVDAATHALTAGLWDVTGKRLWQVELPAAERSR, from the coding sequence ATGTCTGAAACGCCTCTGTCCCGCCGCCGGTTTGTCCAGGGTACGTTGGCGGCGGGCGCTGCCATACTGGTGCCCGACACCGTACTCTGGACGCCGGCTGATGGCGCACCGTCAATCGTGCCGAGCGCGCGAGAGCGCCCAGTCATGGTGAATGGTGTGCAGACCGGCGACCCGCTGGCCGATCGCGCGCTATTGTGGTCCCGCACCGATCGTGCGGCGCGACTGCACGTGGAGTGGGACACAAGTGAACGCTTCACGAATGTGCGACGCCTGCGTAGTCCTGTGGCGATGGCTGAGTCGGCGTATACCACACACCTCGATCTCACCGGCCTACCCGCTGGTCAGGATATCTGGTACCGCGTGCGGTACGAGAGTGAACGAGCGCCCCGCGTGTTCAGTGAGCCCCTCGTGGGGCATCTGCGGACGGCGCCACACGCGTCCGCGCGTGGCGGGCGCTCGGTGCGCGTGGCGTGGTCGGGAGACATGGTGGGGCAGGGATGGGGCATCGATGAGTCGCGCGGCGGCATTCGCATGTACGACGCGTTGCGACGAGCCGAGCCCGATGTCTTCGTGCATTCCGGAGACAACATCTACGCCGATCAACCGTTGCTCCCCGAAGTGCCGCTCGACGACGGCACCGTGTGGCGCAACCTCGTGGTCGATGGCAAGCGCAAGGTGGCCGAGACGCTCGATGAGTATCGCGGCGCATTCGCCTACAATCTGCTCGATGCGAACGCACGACAGTTCGGCGCGAGTGTGCCGATGATCGCGCAATGGGACGACCACGAGGTTGTCGACAACTGGTTTCACGATCTCGTGCTCGAGAATGATCCACGCTACACCGAAAAGCGGGTTCGCGTGCTGGCCGAGCGCGCGAAACAGGCGTTCTTCGAGTTTCTGCCGATCCGACGCAATCCCAAAGACGCGGGCCGCGTGTACCGGCAGTTCCGGTATGGTCAGCTGCTGGAGCTGTTCGTGGTGGATCTGCGCAGCTACCGCGGCGCCAACAGCGGTAATAGGCAACGCAGCGCGTCTGGCGAGACCGCGATCTTCGGTGCTGAACAACTGGCGTGGCTGTCGCGCGCCATGCGTGAGAGCCGCGCGGTCTGGAAGGTGGTGGCGTGCGACATGCCGATTGGGCTGGTGGTGCCCGATCGGGTGCGAAATGGCGAACGCCACTTCGAAGCGATCGCCAACAACGATGATGGCACTCCTGCCGGGCGAGAACTGGAAGTGGCCCAGCTGCTGCAGCAGTTGCAGCACGCCAAGGTGCGGAACGTGGCGTGGATTACGGCCGATGTGCACTACGCGGCCGCGCATCACTACGCGCCGGAGCGCGCCCAGTTCACCCAGTTTGATGCGTTCTGGGAGTTCGTGGCTGGCCCCATGCATGCCGGAACGTTCGGACCGAATGCTCTCGACGCAACGTTCGGTCCGGACGTGCGCTTCGCCAGTACGGCACCGAAGCCCAATCGTCCACCAAGCGACAACCTGCAGTTCTATGGCACGCTCGATGTCGATGCCGCAACGCACGCGCTGACGGCTGGCCTCTGGGACGTGACCGGCAAGCGATTGTGGCAGGTGGAGCTACCGGCGGCCGAACGCTCGCGATAG
- a CDS encoding HEAT repeat domain-containing protein yields the protein MSDNGDRIVAHAITGVCDRLLAALEAGAPGAELGKLLDIADTLLAVEDITLLQEDERLLANGAPCNPETSALLRNILVAHGVRRAVLTRDTSARELLQFLAFLVNPPPEATGAIAKLWGAHGAWRIRLELTGEASARLLGEHEGHDAAGDSKPPRDDAHGPLDMAASERTLAELASTSAFSELATPERLLAMAALVGRGVSFAPDQPLGIVLARAQADGTRALLSRLAAAPNPAERRRYCDAIASLQHGVEDLIGALDHGTWYVVRNAAMLLGEMRAHGADDALARLLVHADARVRLAATQALAAIGSDVAVLALEAATRDPFVQVRVAAWSGLARSPDTPSLACFSDALTTEVDPLVQRALLSCLGEHPHPMAVALLVRFCARLVSSPRNSGIVCDALELLAQHRPRAVQPFLRRLQDMDTPATRSRIDALRQQSTAA from the coding sequence ATGAGCGACAACGGCGATAGGATTGTCGCGCACGCGATCACCGGCGTCTGTGACCGGCTGCTGGCCGCCTTGGAGGCTGGTGCCCCCGGTGCGGAGCTCGGGAAGCTGCTTGATATCGCAGACACCTTACTTGCCGTTGAAGACATCACCTTGCTGCAGGAAGACGAACGGCTTCTCGCCAACGGTGCTCCCTGCAATCCTGAGACGTCGGCTTTGCTCCGCAACATTCTGGTGGCTCACGGGGTGCGACGCGCGGTGCTGACCCGTGATACGTCCGCGCGCGAGCTGCTGCAGTTTCTCGCCTTCCTGGTCAATCCGCCGCCTGAGGCAACCGGTGCCATCGCCAAGCTGTGGGGGGCACACGGGGCCTGGCGTATCAGGCTGGAGTTGACCGGTGAGGCCAGTGCTCGTCTGCTCGGAGAGCACGAGGGGCATGATGCGGCTGGTGACAGCAAACCGCCTCGCGACGACGCGCATGGGCCGCTCGACATGGCCGCGAGCGAGCGTACACTGGCGGAACTCGCCAGCACATCGGCCTTCTCCGAATTGGCTACGCCAGAGCGACTGTTGGCGATGGCGGCGCTGGTGGGGCGCGGCGTCTCGTTCGCTCCCGACCAACCGCTCGGCATCGTACTCGCCCGGGCGCAAGCCGACGGCACTCGTGCCCTGCTCTCCCGTCTGGCGGCTGCACCGAATCCGGCCGAGCGTCGTCGGTACTGCGACGCTATTGCCAGCTTGCAGCACGGCGTCGAAGATCTGATCGGGGCGCTCGATCACGGCACGTGGTACGTGGTGCGCAACGCCGCGATGTTGCTGGGTGAGATGCGCGCCCACGGCGCGGACGACGCTCTGGCCCGGTTGCTCGTGCATGCCGACGCACGCGTGCGGCTGGCAGCAACGCAGGCGTTGGCGGCGATCGGCTCCGATGTCGCCGTACTTGCCCTCGAGGCGGCCACCCGTGATCCGTTCGTCCAGGTGCGCGTGGCCGCGTGGTCAGGACTGGCACGTTCGCCGGATACCCCGAGCCTCGCGTGCTTCTCCGACGCCCTCACGACGGAGGTCGACCCGCTAGTGCAGCGAGCCCTGCTTTCATGCCTCGGAGAGCACCCGCATCCCATGGCCGTCGCGTTGCTCGTTCGCTTCTGTGCCCGACTGGTATCGAGCCCGCGCAATAGTGGCATCGTCTGCGACGCACTGGAGCTGCTGGCGCAGCATCGACCGCGTGCCGTGCAGCCATTCCTGCGACGGCTCCAGGATATGGACACCCCGGCCACCCGCTCGAGAATCGACGCGCTGCGGCAACAAAGCACCGCCGCGTAA
- a CDS encoding sensor domain-containing diguanylate cyclase — translation MPKTFDRRDSAESPDSAAEGMPDAHDAPLRDKRRLHALERSGLLGGVANPVLDRVARLTAGILGVPIALVSLVDDQRQHFPGLAGLGGWAGTQRGTTLSHSFCQHVVTSNEALVVPDASSHPSLRDHLAFKDLGVVAYAGVPLRTEQGETLGALCAIDVQPVQWTTAQIALLEDLSALAMAEIEMRALSHDLSQEQSRYTAQADRDTLTGLLNRRGFAAISRARYALALQGGTPFSIVSVSLNGFRHVNAQYGDDVGDHALIDIAALLTTVVQSGDVVARRGSDEFTLMIAEPRGTPHTDIESAINGALAVLNAEIGRELVLEASVGVARWSPDRSQALTAVMQCADDAMVRQKRQRHAGRAA, via the coding sequence ATGCCGAAGACCTTCGACCGCCGCGACTCCGCTGAGTCACCCGACAGCGCCGCGGAGGGCATGCCCGACGCACACGACGCTCCCTTGCGGGACAAGCGCCGGCTGCACGCACTCGAGCGCAGTGGGCTGCTGGGCGGCGTCGCCAATCCGGTACTCGACCGCGTGGCCCGGCTGACCGCCGGCATCCTCGGTGTGCCGATCGCCCTCGTGTCACTGGTCGACGATCAGCGTCAGCATTTTCCCGGCCTGGCCGGCCTCGGAGGCTGGGCCGGCACGCAGCGGGGAACGACGCTCTCGCATTCATTCTGCCAGCACGTCGTCACCAGCAACGAGGCCTTGGTGGTACCGGATGCGTCGTCGCATCCGTCGCTACGCGACCACCTCGCGTTCAAGGACCTCGGGGTGGTCGCGTATGCCGGCGTGCCGCTGCGCACAGAGCAAGGCGAGACGCTGGGCGCGTTGTGCGCGATCGACGTCCAACCCGTGCAGTGGACCACTGCACAGATCGCGCTCCTCGAGGATTTGTCGGCGCTCGCCATGGCGGAGATCGAGATGCGCGCCCTGTCGCACGATCTGTCGCAGGAGCAGTCTCGATACACCGCCCAGGCGGATCGCGACACGCTGACCGGCCTACTGAACCGACGGGGTTTCGCCGCCATCTCCCGTGCGCGGTACGCCCTCGCGCTGCAAGGGGGAACGCCGTTCAGCATAGTGTCGGTGTCCCTGAACGGGTTTCGCCACGTCAATGCACAGTACGGAGACGACGTCGGCGACCATGCCCTGATCGATATCGCCGCCTTGCTCACCACCGTGGTGCAGTCCGGCGACGTCGTGGCACGCAGGGGTAGCGACGAATTCACGTTGATGATTGCGGAGCCTCGCGGCACGCCGCACACGGACATTGAGAGCGCGATCAATGGCGCGCTGGCCGTATTGAACGCAGAGATCGGACGAGAACTCGTTCTCGAAGCGAGCGTGGGTGTGGCCCGTTGGTCGCCCGACCGGTCCCAAGCACTGACGGCTGTGATGCAATGCGCTGACGATGCGATGGTACGGCAGAAGCGCCAACGCCACGCCGGGCGTGCCGCATGA
- a CDS encoding PqiC family protein, whose protein sequence is MNMRLRSTCLMMLAALLPLSACFKLSRESPRLQQFVLSGAPPASTGEGRAGRTLALRRIDLAAYLAVPAIVIRRGANELVVSEFHRWGEDLSDGINRVVAANLAGTPSVRAVHVAPWQIGARHDFLVQLHVSRFEGIADSAATQGRIHVLATWDIISPRNGALLMRGTTDERGGSWRVGDYAGLVTELDAALSRMARDIGTCVSAFPNDSTPPASCGAAAR, encoded by the coding sequence ATGAACATGCGCCTTCGTTCGACTTGCCTGATGATGCTGGCCGCCTTGCTTCCGCTGTCAGCCTGCTTCAAGCTCTCCAGAGAGTCACCGCGACTGCAGCAGTTCGTGTTGAGCGGAGCGCCGCCTGCCTCCACGGGCGAGGGGCGCGCCGGCCGCACGCTGGCGCTCCGAAGAATCGATCTGGCCGCCTACCTGGCCGTACCAGCTATCGTCATCCGACGCGGCGCCAATGAGCTGGTGGTGTCGGAATTTCACCGCTGGGGCGAGGATCTCAGCGACGGTATCAATCGCGTGGTGGCGGCGAATCTCGCCGGCACTCCCTCGGTGCGTGCCGTTCACGTCGCGCCGTGGCAGATCGGTGCGCGGCACGATTTCCTCGTGCAATTGCATGTGTCTCGCTTCGAGGGGATTGCCGACTCGGCCGCCACTCAGGGCCGCATTCATGTGCTGGCCACCTGGGACATCATCAGTCCACGCAATGGGGCACTCCTGATGCGCGGCACGACCGACGAACGGGGGGGATCGTGGCGGGTGGGGGACTACGCGGGCCTCGTCACCGAATTGGATGCGGCGTTGTCGCGTATGGCGCGTGACATTGGCACGTGCGTGTCCGCTTTCCCCAACGACTCAACGCCGCCGGCCAGCTGTGGAGCCGCCGCGCGATAG
- a CDS encoding MlaD family protein, whose translation MSVRANPTAIGLFLLGALVLAIVATVVLASATWFQDRTTFISFFPESVNGLENGAPVKFQGVPVGTVTGINIQIDQRDDSFQVPVEYEVDVPRLTTPRGTYVNLADTLVLKEQIKKGLRAQLQTESLVTGVLYLELSYRMDSTPAQLEPRATEFPEIPTTPSLMAAIGGGAGSLLAEMMKILNRVNGMLGDVNMREINAAVVQSAKAVQELVGSPELRATVRQMPGATAQLNRTMAEAEKLAARATRAIDPMETQITGASTEAIATLQALRKTLDDTHGLLSADTGPGYALTGAMTSLRDAADALRVLIRSLEQNPDMMIRGKKPPEKLP comes from the coding sequence ATGAGTGTGCGCGCCAATCCTACCGCCATCGGTCTCTTTCTCCTCGGCGCACTGGTCCTGGCCATCGTGGCCACGGTCGTCCTTGCGTCCGCGACCTGGTTTCAGGATCGCACCACGTTCATCAGCTTCTTCCCGGAGTCGGTGAATGGGCTGGAGAACGGCGCACCGGTCAAGTTTCAGGGCGTCCCGGTCGGCACGGTAACGGGTATCAACATTCAGATCGATCAGCGCGACGATTCGTTTCAGGTTCCGGTGGAGTACGAAGTCGATGTGCCGCGATTGACCACGCCCCGCGGCACGTACGTGAATCTCGCCGACACCCTCGTCTTGAAAGAGCAGATCAAGAAAGGACTGCGGGCGCAGCTACAAACTGAGAGTCTCGTCACGGGCGTACTGTACCTCGAGCTCAGCTATCGCATGGATTCCACGCCGGCGCAGCTCGAACCACGCGCGACGGAGTTTCCAGAGATCCCCACCACGCCGTCGCTCATGGCGGCCATCGGCGGTGGCGCGGGTAGCCTACTCGCCGAGATGATGAAGATCTTGAATCGTGTCAACGGCATGCTCGGTGACGTGAACATGCGCGAGATCAATGCGGCGGTCGTGCAGTCAGCCAAGGCCGTGCAGGAACTCGTGGGCTCACCTGAGCTTCGCGCCACTGTGCGGCAAATGCCGGGCGCTACGGCGCAACTCAATCGGACGATGGCCGAGGCCGAGAAGCTGGCGGCTCGGGCCACGCGGGCCATCGATCCGATGGAGACGCAGATTACCGGGGCCTCGACCGAGGCGATCGCTACGCTGCAAGCGCTCCGCAAAACGCTCGACGACACGCACGGACTGTTGTCAGCGGATACCGGGCCCGGATACGCGCTGACGGGTGCCATGACCAGTCTGCGGGATGCAGCCGACGCGCTCCGTGTGCTGATCCGATCGCTCGAACAAAATCCTGACATGATGATCCGCGGCAAGAAGCCGCCGGAGAAACTCCCATGA
- a CDS encoding ATP-binding cassette domain-containing protein has product MTTPAIEVLDLTMMYGDRVIMSDLTFSVARGEVFVLMGGSGSGKSTLLKHLIGLKEPAKGTIRFEGERFDVFDDDARKRVLRRFGVLYQNGALWSGLTLAENVALPLDEFTELDKQTIAEVVSLKLALVGLRGFEDFYPAAISGGMRKRAALARAMALDPAVLFFDEPSSGLDPISASRLDDLILELKASFGTTIVVVTHDLDSIFRIADRALFLDIEQKTMTALGPPAELRDHPPSAEVHRFLTRSSDGLP; this is encoded by the coding sequence ATGACGACACCAGCGATCGAGGTGCTCGACCTGACCATGATGTATGGGGATCGCGTCATCATGAGCGACCTGACCTTCTCCGTGGCGCGGGGTGAAGTCTTTGTGCTGATGGGCGGCAGCGGCAGCGGCAAGAGCACTCTGCTCAAGCACCTGATCGGCCTGAAGGAGCCGGCGAAGGGCACGATTCGATTTGAGGGCGAACGATTCGACGTTTTCGACGATGACGCGCGCAAGCGTGTCCTCCGACGATTCGGCGTGCTGTATCAGAACGGTGCACTCTGGAGTGGCCTGACTCTCGCCGAGAACGTCGCGTTGCCGCTCGACGAGTTCACCGAGCTTGACAAGCAGACGATCGCCGAAGTGGTGTCACTCAAGTTGGCGTTGGTGGGGCTTCGCGGATTTGAAGACTTTTATCCCGCGGCCATCAGTGGCGGCATGCGAAAGCGAGCGGCACTTGCCCGAGCGATGGCGCTCGATCCTGCGGTGCTCTTCTTCGACGAACCGTCATCAGGCCTCGACCCGATCAGCGCCAGTCGATTGGACGACCTGATTCTCGAGCTGAAGGCGAGCTTCGGCACCACCATCGTCGTGGTAACCCACGACCTCGACAGCATTTTCCGTATTGCCGACCGCGCGCTGTTCCTCGATATCGAGCAGAAGACCATGACCGCGCTCGGCCCGCCCGCGGAACTCCGCGACCATCCGCCAAGTGCCGAAGTGCACCGATTCCTCACCCGTAGCAGCGACGGCCTTCCATGA
- a CDS encoding ABC transporter permease — protein sequence MTGTEATSTTAALAELRREDDVLVVALGGDWTLDNVVPRFPDLVSRSTAAASRVRSVAIDAAELGEWDSSLLIFLMQVESFCEKHALALEPSTLPAQVPRLLALARAVPERAQAKAPDRGSLATRIGDAAVGTWRDALSAIRFTGEITIAIAGLPTRRIHMRWREFWVVVQTNSSGALPIVTLIALLVGVIIAFLGVVVLKRFGAGYYVSYLVGFGMLREMAALMTGIIIAGRTGAAFAAELGSMKITEEIDAYVTFGVSPIEHLVLPRVLGLFAMMPLLTIYADAVGITGGMLVSASLLDLSFKQFLSGLLSAVTLSDALLGVFKGTIYGLIVAVAGCMKGLQGGSDASAVGRAATSAVVLGITLIILANAVVDWLAALLDI from the coding sequence ATGACCGGTACGGAGGCAACCAGCACGACAGCTGCGCTTGCCGAGCTGCGCCGCGAGGACGATGTGCTCGTGGTTGCGCTCGGTGGCGACTGGACGCTGGACAATGTCGTACCTCGCTTCCCGGATCTCGTCTCACGTTCCACGGCAGCAGCATCACGCGTTCGATCGGTCGCGATCGACGCCGCTGAGCTCGGCGAATGGGACAGCAGCCTACTGATCTTTCTGATGCAGGTCGAGTCCTTTTGCGAGAAGCACGCTCTCGCACTGGAGCCCTCCACGCTGCCCGCGCAAGTTCCGCGACTGCTCGCCCTCGCGCGCGCGGTGCCCGAGCGAGCCCAGGCGAAAGCGCCGGATCGCGGGTCGCTGGCGACACGGATCGGCGACGCGGCGGTTGGCACATGGCGCGATGCGCTCAGCGCCATCCGCTTCACCGGAGAGATCACGATCGCGATTGCCGGACTTCCCACACGACGCATACACATGCGTTGGCGCGAGTTCTGGGTGGTGGTGCAGACGAATAGTTCCGGTGCGCTTCCGATCGTCACGTTAATCGCGCTGCTCGTCGGCGTGATCATTGCGTTTCTTGGCGTGGTCGTGCTGAAGCGGTTCGGCGCTGGTTACTACGTGTCGTACTTGGTTGGCTTTGGGATGCTGCGCGAGATGGCGGCGCTCATGACGGGCATCATTATCGCCGGTCGCACTGGCGCAGCGTTCGCCGCTGAGCTGGGCAGCATGAAGATCACCGAGGAGATCGATGCATATGTCACCTTCGGCGTGTCGCCGATCGAGCATCTGGTGCTGCCTCGCGTCCTTGGATTATTCGCCATGATGCCGCTGCTGACGATCTACGCCGACGCTGTTGGCATCACTGGCGGAATGCTCGTGTCCGCATCGTTGCTCGACCTGTCCTTCAAGCAGTTCCTAAGTGGACTCCTGTCCGCCGTGACGTTGTCCGACGCGCTCCTCGGCGTCTTCAAGGGAACCATCTACGGACTGATCGTCGCCGTGGCAGGTTGCATGAAGGGGTTGCAAGGCGGTTCGGACGCCAGCGCCGTCGGGCGCGCCGCGACGTCCGCAGTCGTGCTTGGCATTACCCTGATCATCCTCGCGAACGCGGTGGTCGATTGGCTTGCCGCGCTGCTCGACATATGA